In Candidatus Chlorohelix allophototropha, one DNA window encodes the following:
- a CDS encoding ABC transporter substrate-binding protein has product MTIKRGFLKVSLLAALVMLVSLVLAACGDNTATPVPATTAAATKAATTAAGATTAAGATTAAATTASGATTAAATTAAGATTAAAASTLTGDIPIGAVWSLTGGAAIYGPSQKNAADMAVDEINKSGMLGTAKIKLITEDDRSVKEGGIPAFDKLINQDKVVAILGPTLSSTALATNPVAQDKKVVVLGVSNTAGGIVEIGNYVFRDSLPEASVIPNTVKATKEKLGYKNVAVMYGDDDAFTKSGYDVFKKALDDNGVKILTTETFKKGDTDFSAQLTKIKSLNPDAIIVSALAEEAAGIMSQGRQLGIPTTVKFIGGNGFNSAQLAKLAGAAAEDAISGAAWFISNDANGNQNFVKAYTAKYGTAPDQFAAQAYAGVYILATAIKNTGAANSTAIRDSLAKLKDIDTILGKFSFDDTRNPVHTPILQIVKNGKFELFK; this is encoded by the coding sequence ATGACTATTAAACGAGGTTTTCTGAAAGTCAGCCTTTTAGCGGCGCTGGTTATGCTGGTGTCGCTAGTGTTGGCGGCTTGCGGTGACAATACTGCCACCCCTGTCCCGGCTACTACCGCGGCGGCTACCAAAGCTGCCACTACTGCTGCCGGCGCGACTACTGCCGCTGGCGCTACCACTGCTGCTGCGACCACCGCATCCGGCGCGACTACTGCCGCTGCTACCACTGCCGCTGGAGCGACTACTGCTGCTGCTGCTAGTACCTTGACTGGTGATATTCCAATCGGCGCGGTTTGGTCACTAACCGGAGGCGCAGCGATTTACGGACCTTCCCAGAAAAACGCCGCTGATATGGCAGTAGATGAAATCAACAAGTCCGGCATGCTCGGCACTGCCAAAATCAAGCTGATTACCGAAGATGATCGCTCGGTCAAAGAAGGCGGTATCCCTGCCTTTGACAAACTGATCAATCAAGATAAGGTTGTGGCGATTCTCGGACCGACTCTTTCCAGCACTGCGCTTGCTACCAATCCTGTAGCGCAGGATAAGAAAGTGGTTGTATTGGGTGTTTCCAATACCGCCGGTGGTATCGTAGAAATCGGCAATTACGTCTTCCGCGACAGTCTGCCCGAAGCCTCGGTAATCCCGAACACCGTGAAAGCGACTAAGGAAAAGCTTGGCTACAAGAATGTAGCGGTAATGTACGGTGATGATGATGCCTTTACCAAATCCGGCTACGATGTTTTCAAAAAGGCGCTGGATGATAATGGGGTCAAAATCCTGACTACCGAAACCTTCAAGAAGGGCGATACCGATTTCTCGGCGCAGTTGACCAAGATTAAATCGCTCAACCCTGATGCCATCATCGTATCGGCTCTGGCAGAAGAAGCCGCCGGTATTATGAGCCAAGGTCGCCAGTTGGGTATTCCCACCACCGTGAAGTTCATCGGCGGCAACGGCTTCAACTCTGCGCAACTTGCCAAACTGGCAGGCGCAGCGGCTGAAGATGCGATTTCCGGCGCGGCATGGTTCATCAGCAATGATGCCAACGGCAACCAGAACTTCGTAAAAGCTTACACCGCCAAATACGGAACCGCCCCAGACCAATTCGCAGCACAGGCTTATGCCGGTGTTTATATCCTTGCTACCGCTATCAAAAATACCGGCGCAGCCAATTCAACCGCGATTCGCGATTCGCTGGCAAAATTGAAGGATATTGATACCATTCTGGGTAAGTTCTCGTTTGACGATACCCGCAACCCGGTTCACACCCCGATCTTGCAAATCGTCAAGAACGGCAAGTTTGAACTGTTCAAATAA
- a CDS encoding tetratricopeptide repeat protein, translating to MSSVNQPENSQTRLNTLNLAFKVLKTGNPDSGLRHLIMEQWKQEANKALLEGDYELLKSLIVMLHEDVTKYPEWQIWLDHYTARMALQRGVYKNAAIFFNRQIKVAEFYNAVETAIEAQVWLAEAQIGLNQPRQAESLLIKVREISLKHQYFLPYLRSQNRMGLIYFSLGDQASCRQFLEVEIPRVMAFVNKRTLPDQVTAEIELEEAFTAYWLGRSYSLERKWYKAINLLEKCLKIYRQYQNRVGISNALLQIGVAYYLNGEIDKAVERFEEGEKLVNYMQGIEAVNDLLYMLAQAYLVQEQPWKAYMTGRRALLAANHLQDSGWIARCYFVLGEAQIKLGETEKGQAKKFKAAELFPRTERNPRWIDSIIAIGDFLMSQNDNNDHWEQALDFYRLAGEIVEDSHRFEYLAPALGKMARAFLKKPGEADLDEAERLYRLQLQLAGDLDSRVLPVALAVQIRVEALTGIQCCNSLRLRTLSKTIALPPEYAEVYRAQ from the coding sequence ATGAGTAGTGTAAACCAACCAGAGAATTCTCAGACTCGCCTAAATACCCTGAACCTAGCTTTTAAGGTTCTTAAAACCGGCAATCCGGATTCGGGTTTACGACATTTAATTATGGAGCAGTGGAAGCAGGAAGCAAATAAAGCCCTTCTTGAAGGCGATTATGAATTATTAAAATCACTGATAGTAATGCTGCACGAAGATGTAACTAAATATCCTGAATGGCAAATTTGGCTTGATCATTATACAGCCCGGATGGCATTGCAGCGTGGCGTATATAAAAATGCTGCTATTTTCTTCAATCGTCAGATAAAAGTTGCAGAATTTTATAATGCAGTTGAAACGGCTATTGAAGCGCAAGTATGGCTGGCTGAAGCTCAGATAGGTTTAAACCAGCCGCGCCAAGCCGAGTCCCTTTTGATAAAAGTTAGAGAAATTAGCCTAAAACACCAATACTTCCTGCCCTATTTACGCTCGCAGAATCGCATGGGGTTGATATACTTTTCTCTAGGAGATCAGGCTTCCTGCCGTCAATTTCTGGAAGTTGAAATTCCTAGAGTGATGGCTTTCGTAAATAAACGCACCTTGCCCGATCAAGTTACTGCCGAGATTGAGCTAGAAGAAGCCTTCACCGCTTACTGGTTGGGGCGCAGTTACAGCCTTGAACGTAAGTGGTACAAGGCTATCAATCTACTGGAGAAGTGCCTGAAAATTTACCGCCAGTATCAAAATCGTGTCGGAATATCCAACGCATTGCTGCAAATAGGCGTTGCTTACTACCTGAACGGTGAGATAGATAAAGCGGTAGAGCGGTTTGAAGAGGGCGAGAAGTTGGTCAATTATATGCAGGGGATAGAAGCCGTTAACGATTTGTTATACATGTTAGCTCAAGCTTATTTAGTACAAGAGCAACCGTGGAAAGCCTATATGACCGGACGCAGGGCGCTTTTAGCCGCTAACCACTTACAGGACAGCGGTTGGATAGCCCGCTGTTACTTTGTTCTAGGTGAAGCGCAAATTAAGCTAGGCGAAACCGAGAAGGGGCAAGCGAAAAAATTTAAAGCAGCCGAGCTATTTCCTCGTACAGAACGCAACCCACGCTGGATTGACAGTATTATTGCAATTGGCGATTTCCTTATGTCCCAGAACGACAATAATGATCACTGGGAGCAGGCGCTGGATTTTTATCGACTTGCCGGGGAGATAGTCGAAGACAGTCATCGATTTGAATACCTTGCGCCTGCGCTTGGTAAAATGGCACGCGCCTTTTTGAAGAAACCGGGCGAAGCAGACTTAGATGAGGCAGAACGGCTATACAGGTTGCAGTTACAACTGGCAGGCGATCTTGATTCAAGGGTGCTGCCTGTTGCGCTGGCAGTACAAATAAGGGTAGAAGCCCTTACCGGAATACAATGTTGTAACTCTCTAAGACTCCGTACCCTCTCTAAGACAATTGCGTTACCCCCGGAATACGCCGAAGTATATCGAGCGCAATAA
- a CDS encoding aldehyde dehydrogenase family protein → MVDKAESEIIKAKNFIGGKWVEAKDGRTFESQNPANGKLLGVLPRSSPEDVEEAVAAARKAFESWSKYPAPRRGEILFKIGALLAERKEKIARLMTQEMGKVLVEARGDVQEGIDMAFYMGGEGRRQFGVTTPSEMPNKFQMAVRDPIGIVAVITPWNFPMAIPTWKIFPALVTGNTVVFKPATDTPLVAVELVKICEEAGLPEGVLNIVLGTGAEVGNALVQHPDIQVYSFTGSTESGKKVLIETASRLKRVSLELGGKNAIMVMEDADLDLAMDGIIWSAYGTTGQRCTACSRLIVHKAVEQELTERLVARIEKLRLGDGLLDTTEVGPIINKTQRSSVHEYVKIGQGEGAKLATGGYVAEEAELAAGSFYRPALFTGVTPNMRIAQEEIFGPVLSMISVGSFEEAIKVNNSVRYGLSSSIYTRDVNRAFTAIRDITSGILYINAGTIGAETHLPFGGTRETGNGHREAAWTAIDFFTEWKAVYVDYSGKLQRAQIDMD, encoded by the coding sequence ATGGTAGATAAAGCTGAATCCGAAATAATCAAGGCAAAGAACTTTATTGGCGGCAAATGGGTAGAGGCTAAGGACGGCAGAACCTTTGAAAGTCAAAACCCTGCCAACGGTAAGTTATTGGGTGTTTTGCCTCGCAGCAGCCCGGAAGATGTCGAGGAAGCGGTGGCGGCGGCTCGGAAAGCCTTTGAAAGCTGGAGTAAGTATCCTGCGCCGCGTCGGGGTGAAATTCTTTTTAAGATTGGCGCGTTGCTGGCTGAACGCAAGGAAAAAATCGCGCGTCTGATGACTCAGGAAATGGGCAAAGTGCTGGTGGAAGCGCGGGGCGATGTTCAGGAAGGCATTGATATGGCTTTCTACATGGGTGGAGAAGGTCGCCGCCAGTTTGGAGTTACTACGCCCAGCGAAATGCCCAACAAATTTCAGATGGCGGTACGCGACCCCATTGGGATAGTGGCAGTGATTACGCCTTGGAACTTCCCGATGGCTATTCCAACTTGGAAGATTTTCCCGGCGCTGGTAACGGGCAATACCGTGGTTTTCAAACCAGCTACCGATACCCCGTTGGTGGCGGTTGAACTGGTAAAGATATGCGAAGAAGCCGGACTACCTGAAGGCGTGCTGAATATTGTGCTTGGCACAGGTGCGGAAGTAGGCAACGCGCTGGTGCAACACCCTGATATTCAGGTTTATAGCTTTACGGGCAGCACCGAATCTGGTAAGAAGGTTCTGATTGAAACTGCCAGCCGCTTAAAACGGGTTTCACTTGAACTTGGCGGGAAAAATGCCATTATGGTGATGGAAGATGCCGACCTAGATTTGGCTATGGACGGTATTATCTGGAGCGCTTATGGGACTACCGGGCAACGTTGTACCGCTTGCTCACGCCTGATTGTGCATAAGGCGGTAGAACAAGAGTTGACCGAGCGTTTGGTGGCGCGTATTGAGAAATTGCGGTTGGGCGATGGCTTGCTGGATACCACCGAAGTAGGTCCCATAATTAATAAGACACAGCGTAGCAGCGTCCATGAGTATGTAAAAATCGGGCAGGGCGAAGGGGCAAAACTAGCAACGGGCGGATATGTGGCAGAAGAAGCGGAACTGGCAGCAGGTTCGTTTTACCGTCCCGCGCTTTTTACGGGAGTAACGCCCAATATGCGGATTGCACAGGAAGAAATCTTCGGACCGGTGCTTTCGATGATTTCGGTGGGTAGTTTCGAGGAAGCCATCAAGGTGAATAACTCGGTCAGATATGGTCTATCCTCCTCAATTTACACTCGCGATGTGAATCGCGCTTTCACCGCAATCCGCGATATTACTTCCGGTATTCTCTATATCAATGCCGGGACAATCGGCGCAGAAACACACTTGCCTTTTGGCGGTACGCGCGAAACTGGAAACGGGCATCGTGAGGCAGCCTGGACTGCGATTGATTTCTTCACCGAGTGGAAAGCGGTTTACGTGGATTACAGCGGCAAACTGCAACGCGCTCAGATTGACATGGACTAA
- the htpG gene encoding molecular chaperone HtpG, with amino-acid sequence MSVETQKETLGFQAEVKQLLDLMIHSLYSNKEIFLRELISNASDAVDKLRFEALSDSALYEADSDLKIRISYDKEARTIAISDNGIGMSRQEVIDNIGTIAKSGTREFFQALTGDQRKDANLIGQFGVGFYSSFIVADKVTVITRRAGLGAEHGVHWESDGNGEYTIENTNRELRGTDVVLHLRAEEDELLDGYSLRQIIRKYSDHINLPIVMKRESTEEGEPEDETVNKASALWARSRNEITDEEYNEFYKHVAHDFTDPLGRIHSRMEGKYEYTLLLYIPSRAPFDLYNRDSRHGVKLYVRRVFIMDDAEQLMPSYLRFVRGVVDSSDLPLNVSREILQHNKVIETIKAGAVKKVLGFLEDLSNNDKEKYATFWQEFGSALKEGVGEDSGNKENIARLLRFSTTLNDSEKQESSLDDYISRMKEGQEDIYYITAETFAAAKNSPLLEIFRKKGVEVLLLADLVDNYMVSHMYEYKGKSLQSVSKGVADLAGMSDEQEKQELQKSADEFKELTERIKNTLQNKVKEVRVSNRLTSSPSCIVADDNDIDPSLRRLLKAAGKDLPGGKPVFEINPNHSILQRLKAEGDDARFANWTHVLFDQALLAEGEQLEDPVSFVNRLNELLVALSA; translated from the coding sequence ATGAGCGTGGAAACGCAGAAAGAAACCTTAGGCTTTCAAGCCGAAGTAAAACAACTTCTCGATTTAATGATTCACTCGCTTTATAGCAATAAAGAAATCTTCCTGCGCGAGCTTATTTCCAATGCTTCTGATGCGGTGGATAAACTGCGCTTTGAGGCATTATCCGATAGCGCTCTTTATGAAGCAGACTCTGATTTAAAAATACGAATCAGCTATGATAAAGAGGCACGCACCATAGCTATATCTGATAATGGTATCGGGATGTCGCGTCAGGAAGTAATTGATAATATCGGCACAATTGCTAAATCCGGTACTCGCGAATTTTTCCAAGCGTTGACCGGAGATCAACGCAAAGATGCTAACCTAATCGGGCAATTTGGGGTGGGCTTCTATTCCTCCTTTATTGTGGCGGACAAGGTAACGGTTATTACCCGGCGCGCCGGATTGGGCGCAGAACACGGGGTGCATTGGGAATCGGACGGCAACGGCGAATATACCATTGAGAATACTAATCGCGAACTGCGCGGCACAGATGTAGTGTTGCACCTACGCGCCGAAGAAGATGAATTGCTGGACGGTTACAGCTTGCGCCAGATTATCCGCAAATACTCCGACCATATCAACCTGCCGATTGTCATGAAACGCGAGAGTACCGAAGAAGGTGAGCCGGAAGATGAGACGGTAAACAAGGCTTCCGCATTATGGGCGCGTTCTCGCAACGAGATTACGGATGAGGAATATAACGAGTTTTACAAACACGTAGCGCATGATTTTACCGACCCATTAGGGCGTATTCACAGCCGCATGGAAGGCAAGTACGAATATACCTTGCTACTGTATATCCCTTCCCGCGCGCCTTTTGATTTGTACAACCGAGATAGCCGACACGGGGTTAAGCTGTATGTACGGCGTGTCTTTATAATGGACGATGCCGAACAGTTAATGCCTTCCTATCTGCGTTTCGTGCGGGGTGTGGTTGACTCAAGCGATTTGCCGCTCAACGTTTCTCGCGAGATTTTGCAACATAACAAGGTTATAGAAACCATCAAAGCGGGTGCGGTAAAGAAGGTGCTAGGTTTCCTTGAGGATTTATCCAACAATGACAAGGAAAAGTATGCCACTTTCTGGCAGGAATTTGGCTCGGCGCTAAAAGAGGGCGTAGGCGAAGATTCTGGTAATAAAGAGAATATTGCCCGCTTGCTGCGCTTCTCTACCACCCTGAACGATAGCGAGAAGCAGGAATCTTCGCTGGATGATTATATCAGCCGGATGAAAGAGGGACAGGAAGATATTTATTACATCACCGCTGAGACCTTCGCGGCTGCAAAAAACAGCCCGTTGCTGGAAATCTTCCGCAAGAAGGGGGTTGAAGTGCTGTTGCTCGCCGATTTGGTTGATAATTACATGGTTTCGCACATGTACGAATATAAGGGCAAGTCGCTGCAATCTGTTTCAAAGGGCGTGGCAGACCTTGCCGGGATGTCGGACGAGCAGGAAAAGCAAGAACTCCAAAAATCTGCGGATGAGTTCAAAGAATTAACCGAGCGCATCAAGAATACTTTACAGAATAAGGTTAAGGAAGTGCGGGTTTCTAACCGCTTGACCAGTTCACCCTCTTGTATTGTGGCGGACGATAACGATATTGACCCTAGCTTGCGCCGTCTGTTAAAGGCTGCCGGAAAAGATTTGCCGGGTGGTAAACCTGTATTCGAGATTAACCCCAACCATTCGATTCTGCAAAGGCTTAAAGCTGAGGGTGACGATGCCCGTTTTGCTAACTGGACTCACGTATTGTTCGATCAGGCGTTATTGGCTGAAGGCGAACAGTTAGAAGACCCGGTAAGTTTCGTTAATCGTTTGAATGAATTGCTGGTAGCTCTTTCGGCGTAA
- a CDS encoding branched-chain amino acid ABC transporter permease — MEQLPQQLVNGIWQGAALALFAVGYTLVFGLLDIVNLAHGATYMWGAFFGFVCVTKLNWSLWLAIPAAMIGAGLLAILLDRLAFKPLRTLTRGGLVLWGGFLILLLGIVGKWDDPLKWTLIGAGAIIMLVGVVQDYLTKVPLQVRQVPHLAPMIASIGASIILISLSQGIFGAQVARFPPGTVSDEPIQLVSGAVIAPVQLLVLVIGVVLMLALNFLITRTQVGRAIRAIAFNERTSRLLGINVDFVIAQTFFLSGALAGAAGVLLGLAVRRIDATMGNDVELAGLTVIIVGGMGSIWGAVAAAFLVGMLRVLSVAYLDSSFRDAFVFGLLILVLLVRPSGLFGRGSSTRA, encoded by the coding sequence ATGGAACAATTACCTCAACAATTGGTGAACGGAATCTGGCAAGGCGCAGCGCTGGCTCTCTTTGCAGTGGGTTATACGCTGGTTTTCGGTTTGCTGGACATCGTTAACCTTGCTCACGGCGCAACCTACATGTGGGGCGCATTTTTCGGTTTTGTTTGCGTAACCAAGCTCAATTGGTCATTGTGGCTTGCTATTCCGGCTGCCATGATCGGGGCGGGGTTACTGGCAATTTTGCTCGACCGCTTGGCATTCAAGCCGCTACGTACTCTTACTCGCGGCGGGCTGGTTTTGTGGGGCGGCTTTTTAATTTTGCTGCTGGGAATTGTAGGAAAATGGGATGACCCGCTCAAATGGACGCTTATCGGAGCGGGCGCAATAATTATGTTGGTCGGGGTAGTGCAAGACTACCTCACGAAAGTCCCCTTGCAAGTACGCCAAGTGCCGCACCTCGCCCCTATGATAGCCTCCATCGGCGCATCCATCATTCTCATTAGCCTGTCGCAGGGGATTTTTGGAGCGCAAGTAGCGCGCTTTCCTCCCGGCACCGTTTCGGACGAGCCGATACAATTGGTAAGTGGCGCAGTAATTGCCCCGGTGCAATTGCTGGTGCTGGTAATCGGTGTAGTGTTGATGCTGGCGTTGAATTTCCTGATAACCCGCACTCAGGTTGGGCGTGCCATCCGTGCTATCGCCTTTAACGAACGCACCTCGCGTTTGCTCGGTATCAATGTTGACTTCGTTATCGCCCAAACCTTCTTTTTATCGGGCGCGCTGGCAGGGGCTGCCGGGGTTTTGTTGGGACTGGCAGTGCGTCGTATTGACGCAACTATGGGCAATGATGTAGAACTCGCAGGGCTTACCGTAATCATCGTGGGCGGGATGGGCAGCATTTGGGGCGCAGTTGCCGCAGCATTTCTGGTAGGAATGTTGCGCGTATTGAGTGTTGCGTATCTGGACAGCAGTTTCAGGGATGCCTTTGTATTCGGATTGCTAATTCTGGTGTTATTGGTGCGCCCTTCCGGTTTGTTCGGACGGGGCAGCAGCACTCGCGCCTAG
- a CDS encoding RtcB family protein: MFDKPLTVYNWKDYTLPHPDGYIELKTPDIGDVPVRLFLTPKLLEEVEQDVYKQIVNATRFPGVKLVAITPDVHVGYGVPVGSVILTDDTVAMGPVGYDIGCGMISARSAVEAEKATPKKRLEFNRAVMELVEMGAGGHSRTKLRYISETEFNKLVRGGADYYITKYGASFDRSRAERNRIPVDDNWQIPWGGRGRPERGLTQLGSLGGGNHFMELQRCVETDTLFVQIHTGSRGFGHGLATNYFELARSDKPGKVKHLDLGYFTPDSPNHRSYINAVAAGGNFAILNRLILFEQVATAFKQVFNAELELIYEISHNLVQKEWHPEFGEGWVHRKGATRAFPAGHPGLKGTKWENTGHPILIPGSNKDFSFILKPLEGAHKSGYSVNHGAGRRLSRGAAKQKLHQPKVNEEYRKAGIIVNDNGNIPLDESEACYKPAEEVVNAVVQAGLAEVQYRLLPLASLKGLD, translated from the coding sequence ATGTTCGACAAACCGCTAACCGTTTACAATTGGAAAGATTACACTTTACCGCACCCGGACGGTTATATTGAGTTAAAAACGCCTGACATCGGAGATGTTCCGGTGCGCCTTTTCCTCACTCCAAAATTGCTGGAAGAGGTCGAGCAAGATGTATATAAGCAAATCGTCAATGCTACGCGCTTTCCGGGCGTAAAGCTGGTAGCCATCACGCCCGATGTGCATGTGGGCTACGGCGTGCCGGTGGGTAGCGTCATTCTCACCGATGACACAGTCGCGATGGGACCGGTAGGCTATGACATCGGTTGTGGTATGATCAGCGCGCGCTCGGCAGTTGAGGCAGAGAAAGCTACTCCTAAAAAGCGTCTTGAGTTCAATCGGGCAGTGATGGAACTGGTGGAAATGGGCGCAGGTGGGCATAGCCGCACCAAATTGCGCTATATCTCCGAAACCGAGTTCAACAAATTGGTGAGAGGTGGCGCGGATTACTACATCACCAAATACGGCGCAAGTTTTGACCGCAGTCGGGCAGAGCGAAACCGCATCCCGGTGGATGACAACTGGCAAATCCCGTGGGGTGGGCGCGGTCGCCCTGAGCGCGGTTTAACCCAGCTTGGTTCTCTGGGGGGTGGCAACCACTTTATGGAGTTGCAACGCTGCGTAGAAACCGACACGCTTTTTGTGCAGATACATACCGGTAGTCGGGGCTTCGGGCATGGGCTTGCCACCAACTATTTTGAATTGGCGCGTTCGGACAAACCGGGTAAGGTAAAGCATCTCGATTTGGGCTACTTTACCCCCGATTCTCCCAATCACCGCAGCTATATCAATGCGGTGGCGGCAGGGGGAAACTTCGCCATTCTGAACCGTCTCATTTTGTTTGAGCAGGTAGCAACTGCTTTCAAGCAAGTCTTTAACGCTGAGTTGGAACTGATTTACGAAATCAGCCACAACTTGGTACAGAAAGAATGGCATCCTGAGTTCGGCGAGGGGTGGGTGCATCGCAAAGGGGCAACTCGCGCCTTCCCGGCAGGGCATCCCGGCTTGAAAGGCACAAAATGGGAGAACACCGGACACCCGATTCTCATACCCGGTAGCAACAAGGATTTCAGCTTCATCCTCAAGCCGCTGGAAGGGGCGCATAAAAGCGGCTACTCGGTAAATCATGGGGCGGGGCGTAGGCTATCGCGTGGCGCTGCCAAGCAAAAGCTACACCAGCCCAAAGTTAATGAGGAGTACCGCAAGGCGGGAATCATCGTGAACGACAACGGCAATATACCGCTTGACGAATCAGAAGCTTGCTACAAGCCTGCCGAGGAAGTAGTAAACGCAGTAGTACAAGCGGGACTGGCGGAAGTTCAATACCGCTTGTTGCCGCTGGCTTCATTAAAGGGTCTAGATTAG
- a CDS encoding Gfo/Idh/MocA family protein: MSKIRWGILSAAKIGTKKVIPAMQKGVYSDVVALASRKAETARAEAAALGISKAYGSYEELLADPTIQAVYNPLPNHLHVPWTIKALEAGKHVLCEKPIALSSAEAAHLLDVSRQYPQLKVMEAFMYRFHPQWQRARQLVQEGKIGKLRTVQTVFSYYNTDPTNIRNQADIGGGGMMDIGCYGISLSRFIFGAEPTRVMGIVEYDPTLKTDRMASALLDFGDGTATFTCSTQLSPYQRVNIFGTEGRVEIEIPFNAPPDRPCKMWHQRGDEIEEIMLDICDQYTIQGDLFSQAILYNTPVPTPLEDAVANMKVIEAVFESAKKNGWV, encoded by the coding sequence ATGAGCAAAATACGATGGGGTATATTGAGCGCCGCAAAAATTGGCACAAAAAAGGTAATCCCGGCGATGCAAAAGGGAGTTTACAGCGATGTTGTCGCCTTAGCCTCGCGCAAGGCTGAAACTGCTCGCGCCGAAGCCGCGGCTTTGGGTATTTCCAAAGCCTACGGCTCTTATGAAGAGTTGTTGGCTGACCCTACGATTCAAGCGGTTTACAATCCCCTTCCCAATCACTTGCACGTACCGTGGACTATCAAAGCGTTGGAAGCGGGCAAACATGTATTATGCGAGAAACCGATAGCCTTGTCATCTGCTGAAGCGGCACATTTGCTGGATGTTTCCCGCCAATACCCACAACTGAAGGTGATGGAAGCCTTTATGTACCGCTTTCACCCGCAATGGCAACGCGCCCGCCAACTGGTGCAAGAGGGGAAAATCGGCAAGTTGCGCACCGTTCAGACTGTTTTTTCCTATTATAATACCGACCCTACCAATATTCGTAATCAGGCTGACATTGGCGGCGGCGGTATGATGGACATCGGCTGTTACGGGATTTCACTGTCGCGTTTTATTTTCGGGGCTGAACCGACGCGCGTTATGGGCATTGTGGAGTATGATCCCACCTTGAAAACTGACCGGATGGCTTCGGCTCTGCTCGATTTTGGCGATGGTACTGCCACCTTTACCTGTTCAACTCAGTTATCACCTTACCAGCGGGTTAATATTTTTGGGACGGAAGGGCGCGTGGAAATAGAAATTCCATTTAATGCCCCGCCCGATCGCCCATGCAAGATGTGGCATCAGCGTGGTGATGAGATTGAGGAAATCATGCTGGATATTTGCGATCAGTACACTATTCAGGGCGATTTGTTTTCACAAGCGATTCTCTATAACACCCCTGTGCCAACTCCGCTAGAAGATGCGGTTGCAAATATGAAGGTGATAGAAGCGGTCTTTGAGAGCGCAAAAAAGAACGGTTGGGTTTAG
- a CDS encoding LysE family translocator — protein sequence MPELSTIFVFMTASLTLNLVPGPDMLYVIARSVGQSRRAGLVSALGIGGGIVVHTLLLACGLSALLISIPVAFEVIKYAGAAYLLYLGIKTLITKENLSLNGALPQEKLSRIFRQGVVTNVLNPKVALFFLAFLPQFTDPSRGNAFWQILFLGTLFNTSSTILYCGVAWVAAGASSFLNTRPGFTKAQRWFTGSVFILLGVRIALSERS from the coding sequence ATGCCGGAACTTTCAACTATTTTCGTTTTTATGACAGCCTCGCTCACCCTAAACCTAGTACCGGGACCGGATATGCTCTATGTGATTGCCCGTAGCGTAGGACAAAGCCGCAGGGCTGGTCTGGTATCAGCATTAGGCATCGGTGGTGGCATTGTCGTACATACCTTACTATTAGCTTGTGGTCTATCCGCCTTGTTAATCTCGATTCCGGTGGCGTTTGAAGTGATCAAATATGCCGGGGCAGCTTACTTGCTTTATCTTGGAATAAAAACGCTCATCACCAAAGAGAACCTTTCGCTAAACGGCGCGCTACCGCAAGAAAAATTGAGTAGAATCTTCCGGCAAGGGGTGGTTACTAACGTATTGAACCCAAAAGTGGCTTTATTCTTTCTAGCGTTCCTACCACAATTCACCGACCCAAGTCGGGGCAATGCCTTCTGGCAAATTCTATTTCTGGGTACGCTATTCAATACCAGCAGCACGATTTTATACTGTGGGGTCGCGTGGGTAGCAGCCGGGGCAAGCTCTTTTCTGAACACCCGACCCGGCTTCACCAAAGCGCAACGCTGGTTTACCGGAAGCGTATTTATTTTACTAGGGGTGCGTATCGCCTTGAGCGAACGCAGTTAG